A genomic stretch from Festucalex cinctus isolate MCC-2025b chromosome 13, RoL_Fcin_1.0, whole genome shotgun sequence includes:
- the rbm7 gene encoding RNA-binding protein 7 yields MGIEEEADRTLFIRNLDPRVTEELLFELFLQAGPLIKTKIPKDGDGKQKTFGFAVYKHEESVPYAMELLNGTSLFGRTIHVQFRTGSTHSNSPGNSSPTSTPNPHGLRVPPQFVSPPHTPPALMQRSFSSPDSMQKHAMMNMMSQQQMQHQQNSWGGGGHHYDGHHHNGRSRNRHYDDRSGNHGYHDGRWRRY; encoded by the exons ATGGGGATCGAAGAAGAAGCGGACCGGACGCTTTTTATCAGGAATTTGGATCCACGAGTGACGGAGGAGCTTTTATTCGAGCTGTTCTTACAG GCAGGACCTCTCATCAAAACCAAAATTCCAAAAGACGGAGATGGCAAACAGAAAACTTTCGGTTTTGCCGTATACAAACACGAGGAGTCGGTGCCGTATGCCATGGAGCTCCTAAACGGGACGTCGCTGTTTGGTAGAACGATCCATGTGCAATTCCGAACAG GCAGCACCCACAGCAACAGTCCTGGGAACTCGAGTCCTACAAGTACTCCTAATCCCCACGGACTGAG GGTCCCACCACAGTTTGTGTCTCCTCCACACACTCCTCCAGCTCTAATGCAAAGGTCTTTCTCATCCCCTGATAGTATGCAGAAGCATGCCATG ATGAACATGATGTCTCAGCAACAGATGCAGCACCAGCAGAATTCCTGGGGAGGCGGCGGCCATCACTACGACGGCCATCACCACAATGGCCGAAGTCGCAACAGGCACTATGATGACAGGAGCGGTAACCATGGTTACCATGATGGTAGGTGGAGACGCTACTAA